GGCGTAACCACGCTCGGCGTGTCGCTCGCGGGTCTCGCAACCTCACCCGCATTGTTGATCGCGCTTGTGATCCTCGGCGGATTTGGTTCCGCGCTCATGCATCCGGAGGCGGGTCGCTATTCGTCGATGCTGAGCGGTTCGCACAAATCGACCGGCATGTCGATCTTCGTCATCGGCGGGCAAATCGGATATTCGATCGGACCTGCGTTCGCTGCGGTCGCGCTCGCGCACTGGCGTGGCGGCACGGTATGGCTTGCGATTCCAGGCATCTTCGCAGTAGCAGCCTTGTTCTGGGCGATGAGCAAAGTCGGCCCGCGCGCCGAGCGCCGTCATGAAGCCGCGCTCCATATCGACGCTCCGAAGGCTGATCCGTACGGCATCGGATTGTTGGTCGTCAGCACGGCGTTACGCAATCTCGTCAACTCGTCATTTATGATTTTCTTGCCCAATTTGCTGGTCGCGCGTGGACATTCACTCGTGGAAGCAGGTCAGATCGTCACGATGTTTTTGCTCGTGGGCGTGCTTGGAACGTATGCGGGGGGAATGCTGGCCGATCGTTTCGGTGCATTGTTCGTCTCGATTGCAACGCTTGTTGCTGCCGTGCCGTGTCTGCTTGGGTTCTTTGTTTTCGGAGGTCCTTTCGGACTGTTGGCACTTGTGGCGGGGAGCATTTTGCTGTCGGCAAATACCGGCCCGGGCGTTGCGCTCGTGCAAGCGATGCTGCCTCAGAATCTCGGAATGGCGCTTGGTCTCATGAACGGCGTCGCTTTCGGAATCGGCTCGGCGCTCGTTACCGGAGTCGGAGTGATCGTCGCGCGTGAGGGCCCGGGGCCCGCGCTCTCGCTCGTAAGCTTCGTTCCGCTCGTCTCCGCGGTCGCGTTTGCGCTGGTTAAATTCCGCCGAGAAAGCGGCCCGGCGCCAGCGTTGCACGCGGGTCGAACCGCGCCTTAAGATCGCGCATCACGTCGATTGCGGGAGGCAGCGTCCCCCACGCATCGATGTCGCCCTCAAGCGCCAATCCGCGCGCAAGCACCGTCGCATCGGGAAGCCGTGCGCGTAACGCGGCGACCGCATCGGAGAGCGTTCCACGCACCGCCAGTTGATCGAGCTTTCCATCGACGAAGACGCGCGCGATGAGGTCGCCGCAGCGCAGATCGACGATCGTGTCGAGCAGTGCAGCTGTCGGCGCGATCCCTTCGCGTGCCGCAGCCTCGCGTTTGAGTACGCCGTCCGGCAGACCGAGCGCGCGCAGCGTTACCGAACGTTCCGCAACGCTTGCGACGTACGCATCAATCGTGCGCGCGAACGTTTGGTGCGCGCCGGTGTCAATGATGCGCGTCTCGGGGACGCCCGCCGAGCCCAGCGCCGAACGAACGCTCCGCGTTGCGCGCTCGATCGCCGCGGCAGAACCCTCGAAGGCCAGCAGAATCGCGCCTTCCGCGCCGAGCTCGAAAGGCAATATTTCGCGAAATCCATCAATCAAAAGCGCAGCCGTAGGCTCGACGTCGAGGCCTTGTACGTTCGCTGCCGCGCGTGCGCGCGTGCCTTCGGGAAGCCGGGCGACCGTCAAGCGAAATGCAGCCGGCATCGGAAGAATCTTGAGATTTGCGCGCGTGATGACGCCGAGCGTTCCGAGCGAAGATACGTACAAACGCGACATGTCGTAACCGCTGACGTTCTTGACGACCATGCCGCCTGCGTGCGCGAGCGTTCCGTCGGCGAGTGCGGTCGTGGTTCCGATCAAGAGATCGCGCGGACGACCGTAGGTTGCGCGCCGCGGTCCGAGCCAACCGGCGGCCAACGTCCCGCCGAGCGTCGCGGCAGCCGCGCGCGGAGCGTCGAGCGGCACGAACTGACGGTGCTTTGCCAGCAACGATGCCAAGTGTCCGAGCGTCATGCCGGCGCCGGCGCCGATCGTCAGATCGCGATGATCGTAGACATGCACGCTATCGAGACGTAGCGTCGAGAGCGCGATCTCATAGTGACGTGGTGGATTACCGACGCCGAGCAACGTTCCGCCGCCGATCGGAACGACCGCATCGCCGGCTGCATCCGCCGCGCGAAGGATATCTGCTACTTCCTGTTCGTTCGTGGGCTCAACGACTCGAGTGGGCCGACGTCCGTCGATCTCGTAGACGTTTGCGCGTGCTTTAGCTCGCGGCACGAACTTCGTTGCAGGACGCGCTGCTCGGGAAGATCTTGTCCGGATTGAAGCGTCGCGCTGGATCGAACACGTCGCGGACGCGCCCCATCGTCGCGAGGTCGTCCGCGGAGAAGAGCAACCCAAGCGACTCGCGCTTCTCATAGCCGATGCCGTGCTCGCCCGAGATCGTGCCGCCGTGGTCGATGCACGTTTGTAGTATCTGGCTGCCGGCTTCGATTACGGCCTGAATATCGCGCGGACGGCTGCGATCGAACAGCAACAGCGGGTGCAAGTTACCGTCGCCGGCGTGAAAGACGTTGCCGACCTGGAGCTGATGATCGCGTACGATCTCTTCGACCTTACGCATGACCACCGGCAGCTTCGTGCGCGGTACGACGCAGTCTTGAATGTAGTAGTTGGGCGCGAGACGTCCGATCGCGCCGGCAGCGCCCTTGCGAGCGGCCCACAGCAGGTCGCGCTCGGCTTGGCTGCGCGCCGCGCGCCAGGAAAGTGCACCACAGGCTCGCACGACCTTGGCGATGGCAGCTTCGCTCGCGTCCATGTCATCGGCCAGGCCGGCGATCTCGACGA
Above is a genomic segment from Candidatus Baltobacteraceae bacterium containing:
- a CDS encoding FAD-binding oxidoreductase encodes the protein MPRAKARANVYEIDGRRPTRVVEPTNEQEVADILRAADAAGDAVVPIGGGTLLGVGNPPRHYEIALSTLRLDSVHVYDHRDLTIGAGAGMTLGHLASLLAKHRQFVPLDAPRAAAATLGGTLAAGWLGPRRATYGRPRDLLIGTTTALADGTLAHAGGMVVKNVSGYDMSRLYVSSLGTLGVITRANLKILPMPAAFRLTVARLPEGTRARAAANVQGLDVEPTAALLIDGFREILPFELGAEGAILLAFEGSAAAIERATRSVRSALGSAGVPETRIIDTGAHQTFARTIDAYVASVAERSVTLRALGLPDGVLKREAAAREGIAPTAALLDTIVDLRCGDLIARVFVDGKLDQLAVRGTLSDAVAALRARLPDATVLARGLALEGDIDAWGTLPPAIDVMRDLKARFDPRATLAPGRFLGGI
- a CDS encoding MFS transporter, which produces MKKRDWDRRGLLVIAASHGTSDFYAGFVPLIVYYVASHNGLSPIFQGIVGFIWYFTSSIVQPIFGAYSDRYGRWWFLPAAVGVTTLGVSLAGLATSPALLIALVILGGFGSALMHPEAGRYSSMLSGSHKSTGMSIFVIGGQIGYSIGPAFAAVALAHWRGGTVWLAIPGIFAVAALFWAMSKVGPRAERRHEAALHIDAPKADPYGIGLLVVSTALRNLVNSSFMIFLPNLLVARGHSLVEAGQIVTMFLLVGVLGTYAGGMLADRFGALFVSIATLVAAVPCLLGFFVFGGPFGLLALVAGSILLSANTGPGVALVQAMLPQNLGMALGLMNGVAFGIGSALVTGVGVIVAREGPGPALSLVSFVPLVSAVAFALVKFRRESGPAPALHAGRTAP